A DNA window from Drosophila pseudoobscura strain MV-25-SWS-2005 chromosome 2, UCI_Dpse_MV25, whole genome shotgun sequence contains the following coding sequences:
- the LOC4802823 gene encoding 8-oxo-dGDP phosphatase NUDT18: MPALGEKVRRLLEAKDLGDITTELCDFSLKEQNATAEAQGVQPSSASDFMPILGQTVTYIVACVLINEHDELLMIEEAKQSCAGKWYLPAGRMERGESITEAAAREVFEETGLNAEITTLLAVEAAGGSWFRFVMTGRITGGRLKTPADADAESIQARWVLNPQEMPLRANDILNIIDIGRAYHKGARKPGALESASEPLWHGSILPTRFPHRRNYLRVLAVARKRASNSMNILISEKNAHHFPTVELHPNRSLHSTLRKFMIEIFGAELPQHKPHGLLSVEHCASEGENTDGICLNLLVAFRPPIEQISLIGKCIWQELAAPLDERLGRIVSSKQSSIPLNVVR, from the exons ATGCCTGCTCTCGGGGAGAAAGTGCGTCGCCTGCTGGAGGCCAAAGATTTGGGCGACATCACCACAGAGCTGTGCGACTTCTCGCTGAAAGAGCAGAATGCCACCGCAGAGGCGCAGGGAGTGCAGCCGTCGTCGGCATCCGACTTTATGCCCATACTCGGACAGACGGTCACCTACATTGTGGCCTGTGTGCTGATCAACGAGCACGACGAGCTGCTCATGATCGAGGAGGCCAAACAGAGCTGTGCAG GTAAGTGGTATCTACCCGCTGGACGCATGGAGCGGGGCGAGTCCATCACAGAGGCCGCCGCAAGGGAGGTGTTTGAGGAAACCGGACTGAATGCGGAGATAACGACCCTGCTCGCTGTGGAGGCTGCCGGGGGCTCCTGGTTCCGATTTGTGATGACCGGACGCATCACTGGCGGTCGCTTGAAGACGCCGgcagatgcggatgcggaGTCCATTCAAGCGCGATGGGTGCTGAATCCCCAGGAGATGCCACTGCGGGCCAACGACATCCTGAACATCATTGACATTGGACGGGCCTACCACAAGGGAGCCAGGAAGCCGGGAGCGCTGGAGAGTGCCAGCGAGCCGCTGTGGCACGGCAGCATCCTGCCCACGCGATTCCCCCACAGGAGGAATTACCTGCGTGTCCTGGCGGTGGCCCGAAAGCGGGCCAGCAACTCGATGAACATCCTCATCAGCGAGAAGAACGCCCACCACTTCCCCACGGTGGAGCTGCATCCGAACCGCAGTCTCCACTCGACGCTGCGCAAGTTCATGATTGAGATTTTTGGAGCGGAGCTGCCGCAGCACAAGCCTCACGGCCTCTTGAGCGTGGAGCACTGTGCCTCCGAGGGGGAGAACACGGACGGAATATGCCTGAATCTGCTGGTGGCCTTTCGGCCGCCCATCGAGCAGATATCGCTGATTGGCAAATGCATTTGGCAGGAGCTGGCGGCCCCCTTGGACGAGAGGCTGGGGCGGATTGTTAGCAGCAAACAGTCCTCGATACCACTCAATGTGGTGCGATAG
- the Scm gene encoding polycomb protein Scm codes for MSGGRDSSTSGTSSGSSSNSTTTAAAAATTSPASTQRQRGRPAKRATCTWCGEGKLPLQYVLPTQTGKKEFCSETCIAEFRKAYSKGACTQCDNVIRDGAPNKEFCSIMCMNKHQKKNCSTRHGGGGGSGGGKGLPESERKLLSSGAPAPAGPFQYESFHVFDWDAYLEETGSEAAPAECFKQAQNPPINDFKIGMKLEALDPRNVTSTCIATVVGVLGSRLRLRLDGSDSQNDFWRLVDSTEIHAIGHCEKNNGMLQPPLGFRMNASSWPGYLCKILINAMVAPEDIFQPEPPSPEENLFKVGQKLEAVDKKNPQLICCATVDAIKDDQIHVTFDGWRGAFDYWCNYRSRDIFPAGWCARSCHPMQPPGHKSRMDSSSGKQRCPRPRYTVVTESEAMVPASPATAHFHPNCKGGPFINNSKLPCMVTGPTYQTLAKLCLQEVLAASTDTQQLSKLLFALEGDVHIVTAAGKNFTVKIPSPMRMKDEESLAQFIETLCTTCRACANLISLVHETEECKKCAQSRKRQLTQASTPPSSPVLSDKRHRTSSDKMAIKQETGAKSPSDVKPKPLPNNGKEHTNHQSTQNSHGSNNGCDTGSKPNAKVTIKTEPNGVTGGGTSTTTQALRKVRFQHHTNNNNNSITNNGNTEANQTTPPVSNSSSSSSSSSTSLAAGGTANASSIGKYLAPLVAEVHPEQINAKVSNSYYKSPTTLSSSASLPTSVSTPFTGCQSASSTALAAGGVTAPKAATAPAGGAAASTSYTAITSPLSTPTSASASHLRSQPIDWSIEEVIQYIESNDHSLSVHGDLFRKHEIDGKALLLLNSEMMMKYMGLKLGPALKICNLVNKVNGRRNNLAL; via the exons CCACCCAGACGGGGAAGAAGGAGTTCTGCTCGGAGACGTGCATTGCCGAGTTCCGCAAGGCGTACAGCAAGGGCGCGTGCACCCAGTGCGACAATGTGATCAGGGATGGAGCACCCAACAAGGAATTCTGCTCGATTATGTGCATGAACAAACACCAGAAGAAGAACTGCTCCACCAGGCATGGAGGCGGTGGAGGGTCGGGCGGGGGAAAGGGTCTACCCGAAAGCGAGCGCAAATTGCTGAGCAGTGGAGCGCCCGCCCCAGCAGGTCCCTTCCAATACGAGAGCTTTCATGTCTTCGACTGGGATGCCTACCTGGAG GAAACTGGCAGCGAAGCCGCCCCTGCGGAATGCTTTAAACAGGCCCAAAATCCTCCCATCAATGACTTCAAGATTGGGATGAAGCTGGAAGCGCTGGATCCACGCAATGTCACCTCCACCTGCATTGCCACAGTCGTGGGGGTGCTGGGATCCAGACTTCGGTTGCGTCTCGACGGAAGCGACTCGCAGAATGACTTCTGGCGCCTGGTGGACTCCACGGAGATCCATGCGATCGGTCACTGCGAGAAGAACAATGGCATGTTGCAGCCGCCGCTGGGATTCAGAATGAATGCCTCTAGCTGGCCCGGTTACTTGTGCAAAATCCTCATCAACGCTATGGTAGCGCCCGAGGATATCTTCCAGCCAGAGCCGCCGTCGCCGGAGGAGAATCTCTTTAAAGTTGGCCAGAAACTGGAGGCAGTGGATAAGAAAAATCCTCAGTTGATTTGCTGCGCCACTGTGGATGCGATCAAGGATGACCAAATACACGTGACGTTCGACGGCTGGCGTGGGGCCTTCGACTATTGGTGCAACTACCGGTCCAGAGACATCTTTCCCGCCGGGTGGTGTGCCCGCAGCTGTCATCCCATGCAGCCGCCGGGCCACAAGTCCCGCATGGACTCCAGCTCGGGCAAGCAGCGTTGCCCGCGCCCCCGCTACACTGTTGTCACCGAGTCGGAGGCCATGGTCCCCGCCTCTCCGGCCACCGCCCACTTCCATCCCAACTGCAAGGGCGGTCCGTTCATCAACAACTCGAAGCTGCCGTGCATGGTGACGGGACCGACGTACCAAACGCTGGCCAAGCTGTGTCTGCAGGAAGTCCTCGCTGCAAGCACGGACACACAGCAGCTGTCCAAGCTGCTGTTCGCCTTGGAAGGAGACGTGCACATTGTGACTGCAGCAGGCAAGAATTTCACA GTCAAAATCCCATCGCCAATGCGCATGAAGGACGAGGAGAGTCTGGCCCAGTTCATCGAGACGCTGTGCACCACATGCCGGGCATGTGCCAATCTCATCTCGCTCGTCCACGAGACCGAAGAATGCAAGAAGTGCGCCCAAAGCAGAAAGCGTCAGCTGACGCAGGCGTCTACGCCTCCCTCGTCGCCCGTGCTGTCCGATAAGCGGCATCGGACGTCCTCCGACAAGATGGCGATCAAGCAAGAGACGGGCGCCAAATCCCCGTCGGACGTGAAGCCCAAACCCCTGCCGAACAACGGGAAAGAGCATACGAATCATCAGAGTACTCAAAACAGCCACGGGTCAAACAACGGGTGTGACACTGGAAGCAAACCCAATGCGAAGGTGACCATCAAAACAGAACCCAACGGCGTGACCGGCGGAGGAACATCCACCACCACGCAGGCCTTGCGCAAAGTACGCTTCCAGCAtcacaccaacaacaacaacaatagtaTAACCAACAATGGAAACACAGAGGCAAACCAAACCACGCCGCCGGTGAGCAAttcttcgtcgtcgtcctcgtcgtcgagCACAAGTTTGGCGGCGGGTGGGACAGCTAATGCGAGTTCTATTGGAAAATACCTGGCCCCACTGGTTGCCGAGGTGCATCCGGAACAGATCAACGCGAAGGTCTCGAACAGCTATTACAAATCGCCGACAACACTCTCCTCCAGCGCCTCATTGCCAACGTCCGTGTCGACTCCGTTCACTGGCTGCCAGTCGGCATCATCCACTGCACTGGCTGCAGGGGGAGTGACGGCGCCCAAGGCCGCCACAGCGCCGGCAGGGGGAGCTGCAGCCTCCACCAGTTACACAGCAATTACCTCGCCCCTCAGCACACCCACGTCCGCATCTGCGTCGCACCTGCGCTCACAGCCCATCGACTGGTCCATCGAGGAGGTCATCCAGTACATCGAGAGCAACGATCACTCGCTCTCAGTCCACGGCGATCTCTTTAGAAAGCAT GAAATCGACGGGAAGGCACTATTGTTGCTAAACTCGGAAATGATGATGAAGTACATGGGCCTGAAGCTGGGACCAGCCTTAAAAATCTGCAATTTAGTCAATAAGGTAAACGGTCGTCGAAATAACCTGGCCCTATAA
- the fabp gene encoding probable fatty acid-binding protein — MASFVGKKYKLEKSENFDEYMKELGVGLVLRKMGNSISPTVEVTLEGDTYTMTTTSTFKTSAISFKLGEEFDEETLDGRQVKSIITLDGNKLTQEQKGDKPSTIVREFTDTDLTTTLTIGAVKSVRVYKAV, encoded by the exons ATGGCATCTTTCGTTGGCAAGAAGTACAAGCTGGAGAAGTCCGAGAACTTCGACGAGTACATGAAGGAGCTGG GCGTTGGTCTGGTCCTCCGCAAAATGGGCAACAGCATCAGCCCCACTGTGGAGGTGACCCTGGAGGGTGATACGTACACCATGACCACCACCTCGACGTTCAAGACCTCCGCCATCAGCTTCAAGCTGGGCGAGGAGTTCGACGAGGAGACCCTCGATGGCCGCCAGGTCAAGAGCATCATCACCCTCGACGGCAACAAGCTCACCCAGGAGCAGAAGGGCGACAAGCCCTCGACCATTGTCCGTGAGTTCACCGACACCGATCTGACCACC ACCCTCACCATCGGTGCCGTGAAGAGCGTGCGCGTCTACAAGGCCGTCTAG
- the sea gene encoding putative tricarboxylate transport protein, mitochondrial codes for MDRQSLATFVSPYKCRPWMTSTGAAAPSGGGKGLKGIVAGGITGGIEICITYPTEYVKTQLQLDEKGANKRYNGIADCVKKTVQQRGFFGLYRGLSVLLYGSIPKSAARFGAFEYLRGHAVDANGQLSTAGKLLCGLGAGVCEAVLAVTPMETIKVKFINDQRSANPKFKGFAHGVGQIVKAEGISGVYKGLTPTILKQGSNQAIRFFVLESLKDLYKGDDHNKPVPKLLVGAFGAVAGAASVFGNTPLDVVKTRMQGLEASKYKNTADCAMKILKNEGVGAFYKGTVPRLGRVCLDVAITFMIYDSFMDLFNTVWK; via the exons ATGGATCGCCAGAGCCTAGCAACCTTTGTCAGTCCGTACAAGTGCCGTCCATGGATGACGAGCACTGGAGCCGCTGCCCCAAGCGGTGGGGGCAAGGGCCTCAAGGGCATTGTGGCGGGCGGCATCACGGGCGGCATTGAGATCTGCATCACCTATCCCACCGAGTACGTGAAgacacagctgcagctggacgAGAAGGGTGCCAACAAGCGATACAACGGCATCGCGGATTGCGTGAAGAAAACAGTGCAGCAGAGGGGATTCTTCGGCCTTTACCGAGGCCTGAGTGTGCTCCTCTACGGCAGCATACCCAAGTCGGCAGCGAG ATTTGGAGCCTTCGAGTACCTGCGCGGACACGCCGTCGATGCCAATGGACAGCTGTCGACGGCCGGAAAACTCCTCTGCGGCCTGGGAGCGGGTGTCTGCGAGGCCGTTCTGGCCGTGACGCCCATGGAGACCATCAAGGTGAAGTTCATCAACGACCAGCGCAGCGCCAATCCCAAGTTCAAGGGATTCGCCCACGGCGTCGGACAGATCGTCAAGGCGGAGGGCATCAGTGGGGTGTACAAGGGCCTCACGCCCACCATCCTGAAGCAGGGCTCCAACCAGGCCATCCGCTTCTTCGTCCTGGAGTCCCTCAAGGACCTGTACAAGGGCGACGATCACAACAAGCCGGTGCCCAAGCTGCTGGTCGGTGCCTTCGGTGCTGTGGCCGGAGCCGCCTCTGTTTTCGGCAACACACCTCTGGACGTCGTGAAGACGCGGATGCAGGGGCTCGAGGCGTCCAAATACAAGAACACCGCCGACTGCGCCATGAAGATCCTGAAGAACGAGGGCGTGGGGGCCTTCTACAAGGGCACGGTGCCGCGTCTGGGACGCGTCTGCCTCGACGTGGCCATCACGTTCATGATCTATGACTCGTTTATGGATCTCTTCAACACGGTCTGGAAGTAG